One stretch of Flavobacterium sp. 9 DNA includes these proteins:
- a CDS encoding ribonucleoside-diphosphate reductase subunit alpha yields the protein MYVVKRDGHKEPVMFDKITERIKKLCYGLNELVDPVKVAMRVIEGLYDGVSTSELDNLAAETAASMTIAHPDYAQLAARVAISNLHSNTKKSFSETMKDMYNYVNPRNGQEAPLLSDEVFKVIQENSAFLDSHIIYTRDFNYDYFGFKTLERSYLLKINGKIVERPQHMLMRVSVGIHLDDLKSVIETYDLMSKKFFTHATPTLFNAGTPKPQMSSCFLLAMQDDSIDGIYDTLKQTAKISQSAGGIGLSIHNVRATGSYIRGTNGTSNGIVPMLRVFNDTARYVDQGGGKRKGSFAIYIETWHADIFDFLDLKKNTGKEEMRARDLFFAMWTSDLFMKRVQEDASWTLMCPNECPGLYDVYGEEFETMYLDYEFRGKGRKTIRARELWEKILESQIETGTPYMLYKDAANRKSNHKNLGTIRSSNLCTEIMEFTSKDEIAVCNLASISLPMFIDNGKFDHEALYNVTKRVTRNLNKVIDRNYYPVKEAENSNMRHRPVGLGVQGLADAFIMLRMPFTSDEAKALNQEIFETLYFAAVTASMEMAKEEGPYSTFAGSPMSQGEFQYNMWGMKDEELSGRWDWASLRKEVMEHGVRNSLLVAPMPTASTSQILGNNEAFEPYTSNIYTRRVLSGEFIVVNKHLLEDLVKLGLWDETLKQEIMRHNGSVQNIDIIPQDLKDLYKTVWEMSMKDIIDMSRQRGYFIDQSQSLNLFMQDANYSKLTSMHFYAWQSGLKTGMYYLRTKSAVDAIKFTLNNDKKEETAPTLVPETESISVEDYKAMLLKAQAGDPEDCEMCGS from the coding sequence ATGTATGTAGTAAAAAGAGATGGCCACAAAGAGCCCGTAATGTTTGATAAGATTACAGAAAGAATCAAAAAATTGTGTTACGGCTTGAATGAGCTTGTAGATCCTGTTAAGGTAGCGATGAGAGTTATCGAAGGATTGTATGATGGGGTTTCAACTTCTGAACTAGATAATCTTGCGGCAGAAACGGCGGCTTCTATGACTATTGCGCATCCTGATTATGCACAGTTAGCAGCACGTGTGGCAATATCTAATCTACATTCAAATACTAAGAAGTCGTTTTCAGAGACGATGAAAGATATGTACAATTACGTAAATCCAAGAAATGGACAAGAAGCTCCATTACTTTCGGATGAAGTATTTAAAGTAATTCAGGAAAACTCTGCTTTCCTTGATTCACATATCATTTATACAAGAGATTTCAATTACGATTACTTTGGTTTCAAAACTTTAGAGCGTTCGTATTTGTTGAAAATAAACGGTAAAATCGTAGAAAGACCACAACATATGTTGATGCGTGTTTCTGTTGGTATTCACCTTGACGATTTAAAATCAGTAATTGAAACTTACGATTTAATGTCTAAAAAGTTCTTTACGCATGCAACGCCAACGTTGTTTAATGCAGGAACTCCAAAACCACAAATGTCTTCTTGTTTCCTTTTGGCAATGCAGGATGATAGTATTGATGGTATTTATGATACATTAAAACAAACGGCTAAAATTTCGCAATCAGCGGGAGGAATTGGTCTTTCTATTCATAACGTTCGTGCAACAGGATCTTACATTCGTGGTACAAACGGAACTTCAAACGGAATCGTTCCAATGTTGAGAGTTTTCAACGATACGGCTCGTTACGTAGATCAAGGAGGTGGAAAACGTAAAGGAAGTTTTGCAATTTATATCGAAACTTGGCATGCGGATATCTTCGACTTTTTGGATTTAAAGAAAAACACAGGAAAAGAAGAAATGCGTGCGCGTGATTTATTCTTCGCAATGTGGACATCTGATTTATTCATGAAACGTGTTCAGGAAGATGCATCATGGACTTTAATGTGTCCTAACGAATGTCCAGGATTATACGATGTTTACGGAGAAGAATTCGAAACAATGTATTTGGACTATGAATTTAGAGGAAAAGGTAGAAAAACAATTCGTGCACGTGAATTATGGGAGAAAATCCTTGAATCACAAATCGAAACAGGAACTCCTTATATGTTGTACAAAGATGCAGCAAACCGTAAATCGAATCACAAGAACTTAGGAACAATTCGTTCGTCAAACTTGTGTACAGAGATTATGGAGTTTACTTCTAAAGATGAAATCGCAGTTTGTAACCTAGCTTCAATTTCGTTACCAATGTTTATTGATAACGGAAAATTTGATCACGAAGCGCTTTACAATGTTACAAAACGTGTAACTCGTAACCTGAACAAAGTAATCGACAGAAACTACTATCCGGTAAAAGAAGCTGAAAACTCAAACATGCGTCACCGTCCGGTAGGATTAGGAGTGCAAGGTTTAGCAGATGCTTTTATCATGTTGCGTATGCCGTTTACAAGTGATGAAGCAAAAGCATTAAATCAGGAAATTTTCGAAACATTATACTTCGCAGCCGTAACCGCTTCTATGGAAATGGCAAAAGAAGAAGGTCCATATTCTACATTTGCAGGATCTCCAATGTCACAAGGAGAATTCCAATATAATATGTGGGGAATGAAAGATGAAGAATTATCTGGTCGTTGGGACTGGGCTTCATTAAGAAAAGAAGTAATGGAACATGGAGTTCGTAACTCATTATTAGTTGCGCCAATGCCAACAGCTTCGACTTCTCAAATCCTTGGTAACAACGAAGCTTTCGAACCATATACATCAAACATTTACACACGTCGTGTATTGTCTGGAGAATTCATTGTAGTAAACAAACATTTACTAGAAGACTTAGTAAAACTTGGTTTATGGGACGAAACATTGAAACAAGAAATCATGCGTCATAATGGATCTGTTCAAAACATTGATATTATCCCGCAAGACTTGAAAGATCTTTACAAAACAGTTTGGGAAATGTCGATGAAAGATATTATTGATATGTCACGTCAAAGAGGTTATTTCATTGACCAATCACAATCATTGAACTTGTTCATGCAAGATGCAAACTATTCTAAACTTACGTCAATGCACTTCTATGCTTGGCAATCAGGTTTGAAAACAGGAATGTATTACCTAAGAACAAAATCTGCAGTTGATGCGATTAAATTCACATTAAACAACGATAAAAAAGAAGAAACTGCTCCAACTTTAGTTCCGGAAACAGAATCTATCAGCGTTGAAGATTACAAAGCAATGTTGCTTAAAGCACAAGCCGGAGATCCTGAAGATTGTGAAATGTGTGGTTCTTAA
- a CDS encoding FAD-dependent oxidoreductase produces the protein MFDVLLIGGGVSSMSCALVLGSAKNKAFATDKKIGVFTHQKSSSLQEAIFYNAYGITPGKLGSELLTESTEHLAESYPHIIQIPNEKVVKVEGSYPEFTVTTNKDTYKTKNIVVGIGSANTFDIEGLMQYIEPHKKALPEKQRIQLKNDDHKVDDGIYVIGTLAGWRSQLAIAAGSGAAVATDILTLWNNGVQTHAHDSIR, from the coding sequence ATGTTTGACGTTTTACTTATTGGCGGTGGTGTTTCGAGTATGTCTTGTGCTCTGGTTTTAGGATCTGCCAAAAACAAAGCTTTTGCTACCGATAAAAAAATCGGTGTTTTTACACATCAAAAAAGTTCTTCTTTACAAGAAGCAATCTTTTACAATGCTTATGGCATTACTCCAGGCAAATTAGGCTCAGAATTGCTAACTGAAAGTACGGAGCATTTAGCCGAAAGCTATCCGCACATTATACAAATACCAAACGAAAAAGTGGTTAAAGTTGAGGGTTCTTATCCTGAATTTACTGTAACTACCAATAAAGACACTTACAAAACAAAAAATATCGTTGTTGGAATTGGTTCTGCCAATACTTTTGACATTGAAGGTTTAATGCAATATATTGAACCGCATAAAAAAGCACTTCCAGAAAAACAACGTATTCAGCTTAAAAACGACGATCACAAAGTAGATGATGGCATTTATGTTATTGGAACTTTGGCTGGTTGGAGAAGCCAATTAGCGATCGCTGCCGGAAGTGGTGCTGCTGTAGCTACAGATATTCTAACTTTATGGAATAACGGCGTTCAAACTCACGCTCACGACAGCATTAGATAA
- a CDS encoding ribonucleotide-diphosphate reductase subunit beta, whose protein sequence is MSQVEPILQENKNRFVIFPIKHHDIWEWYKKMEASFWTAEEIDLHQDLTDWNNKLSDDERYFIKHILAFFAASDGIVNENLAENFVNEVQYAEAKFFYGFQIMMENIHSETYSLLIDTYVKDEAEKAELFNALEVFPAIKKKADWALKWIESDSFAERLIAFAAVEGIFFSGAFCSIYWLKKRGLMPGLTFSNELISRDEGVHCDFAVHLHNHHLINKVPKDRIKEIIVDALDIEREFVTESLPVSLIGMNATLMTQYLEFVADRLLVELGCERVYGSANPFDFMDMISLQGKTNFFEKRVAEYQKSGVMNTDSDAQKISFDADF, encoded by the coding sequence ATGTCACAAGTCGAGCCAATATTACAAGAAAATAAAAATCGTTTCGTTATTTTTCCAATTAAACATCATGATATTTGGGAATGGTACAAAAAGATGGAAGCTAGTTTTTGGACTGCTGAAGAAATCGACTTGCACCAGGATTTGACAGACTGGAATAATAAGTTAAGTGACGACGAAAGATATTTCATTAAACATATATTAGCATTCTTTGCAGCTTCTGACGGAATTGTAAATGAAAACCTTGCTGAGAACTTTGTAAATGAAGTTCAATATGCTGAGGCGAAATTTTTCTATGGTTTCCAAATCATGATGGAAAACATTCATAGTGAAACTTATTCTCTATTAATTGACACTTACGTGAAAGATGAAGCAGAGAAAGCAGAATTGTTTAATGCTTTGGAAGTTTTTCCTGCAATTAAGAAAAAAGCAGACTGGGCTTTAAAATGGATCGAATCTGATTCGTTTGCTGAAAGACTAATTGCTTTTGCAGCAGTTGAAGGAATTTTCTTTTCAGGAGCTTTCTGTTCTATTTATTGGTTAAAAAAACGTGGTTTAATGCCAGGTTTAACTTTTTCTAACGAGTTGATTTCACGTGACGAAGGTGTACACTGTGACTTTGCAGTTCACCTACACAATCATCACTTGATTAATAAAGTACCAAAAGACAGAATTAAAGAGATTATTGTTGACGCTTTAGATATCGAAAGAGAGTTTGTTACAGAATCTCTTCCGGTAAGTTTAATTGGTATGAATGCTACTTTAATGACACAATATCTGGAATTTGTTGCAGATAGATTATTAGTAGAATTAGGTTGCGAACGTGTTTATGGATCAGCGAATCCGTTTGACTTCATGGACATGATCTCTCTTCAGGGAAAAACTAATTTCTTTGAAAAACGTGTTGCAGAGTATCAAAAATCTGGTGTTATGAACACAGATAGTGATGCTCAGAAAATTTCATTTGATGCAGATTTTTAG
- a CDS encoding MarC family protein, whose translation MLDIDFKEIVTVGMVLFAVIDIVGSIPIIVNLRAKVGHIESEKASIVAALIMIVFLFVGEGLLNLIGIDVHSFAVAGSFVLFFLALEMILGIRIYRDEEPGSASIVPLAFPLIAGAGTMTTLLSLRSQFHTINIIIAIVLNIILVYIVLKSSKKIENLLGENGLGVVRKTFGVILLAIAVKLFAANVKGLFV comes from the coding sequence ATGCTGGATATCGACTTTAAAGAAATCGTTACTGTAGGAATGGTGCTTTTTGCCGTAATTGACATAGTGGGATCTATTCCTATTATTGTGAATTTAAGAGCAAAAGTTGGACATATCGAATCTGAAAAAGCTTCGATCGTAGCCGCACTTATTATGATTGTTTTTCTTTTTGTTGGAGAAGGATTACTTAATCTTATTGGTATAGATGTGCATTCGTTTGCCGTTGCAGGTTCTTTTGTATTATTCTTTTTAGCTTTGGAAATGATTTTAGGAATCCGAATCTATCGTGACGAAGAACCGGGATCTGCGTCTATTGTTCCTTTGGCGTTTCCTTTGATTGCCGGCGCAGGAACGATGACTACTTTATTATCTCTTCGATCTCAATTTCACACCATTAATATCATTATTGCGATTGTACTGAACATTATATTAGTATATATTGTTTTAAAATCTTCTAAGAAAATCGAGAATTTATTAGGAGAAAACGGACTTGGCGTGGTTCGCAAGACATTTGGAGTAATACTTTTAGCAATTGCTGTTAAATTATTTGCTGCTAATGTTAAAGGTTTGTTTGTCTAA
- a CDS encoding DUF3109 family protein, translated as MFQLGKTIISEDILEKEFVCNLSACKGACCVDGDAGAPLSEEETKILEEIYPKVKPFLRKEGIAAIEAQGAWVKGTDGDLETPLIDNKDCAYVIFDGKTALCGIEQAYNQGIVDWKKPVSCHLYPIRVKDFTEFAAVNYDKWDICDDACSLGKELEVPVYKFVKEALIRRFGQDWYLELEKVAEELKKS; from the coding sequence ATGTTTCAATTAGGTAAAACTATTATTTCAGAAGATATTCTTGAAAAAGAATTTGTGTGCAACTTGTCAGCTTGTAAAGGAGCTTGCTGTGTTGATGGAGATGCCGGCGCGCCTTTGAGCGAAGAAGAAACTAAAATTCTGGAAGAAATTTATCCTAAAGTAAAACCGTTTTTACGTAAAGAAGGAATTGCAGCTATCGAAGCGCAAGGAGCCTGGGTAAAAGGAACTGATGGAGATCTTGAAACGCCACTAATTGATAATAAGGATTGTGCTTACGTTATTTTTGATGGTAAAACTGCACTTTGCGGAATCGAGCAAGCTTATAACCAAGGAATCGTAGATTGGAAAAAACCAGTTTCGTGTCATTTATACCCAATCCGTGTAAAAGACTTCACGGAGTTTGCAGCGGTCAATTATGATAAATGGGATATTTGTGATGATGCCTGTTCTTTAGGTAAAGAATTAGAAGTTCCGGTTTATAAATTTGTCAAAGAAGCGTTAATTCGCCGCTTTGGTCAGGACTGGTATTTGGAGCTTGAAAAAGTTGCTGAAGAACTTAAAAAATCATAA